A genome region from Chryseobacterium sp. G0186 includes the following:
- a CDS encoding OmpH family outer membrane protein, translating into MKNFKITITFVLLLLFGFSNAQKIGVVDTNEILNKLPQYKEAEARLNSQIDTWQSELQNLQSEYERKKAAFESEKVLLIGDQLKLREKEVVDLDKNIKTTTSLRFGANGEITKLRTNLVLPFQDQIWGAIKTMSEKNGLGIVLDKSNNISVIFLQGKYDYTEKVLTILLKGTDKKDKANTKSKK; encoded by the coding sequence ATGAAGAACTTTAAAATAACCATCACTTTTGTACTGCTCTTACTTTTTGGATTCAGCAATGCCCAGAAAATAGGAGTAGTGGATACGAACGAAATTTTAAATAAATTACCGCAGTATAAAGAAGCCGAAGCGAGATTAAACTCTCAGATCGATACATGGCAGTCAGAACTTCAGAATCTGCAGTCAGAGTACGAAAGAAAAAAGGCCGCTTTTGAAAGTGAAAAAGTGTTATTGATAGGGGACCAACTTAAACTCAGAGAAAAAGAAGTTGTAGATCTTGATAAAAATATCAAAACAACAACAAGCTTACGTTTTGGAGCCAATGGTGAAATTACAAAGTTGAGAACAAACCTTGTTTTACCATTCCAGGATCAGATCTGGGGAGCTATCAAAACAATGTCTGAAAAAAATGGGTTGGGCATAGTTCTTGATAAAAGCAATAACATTAGTGTTATTTTTCTTCAGGGAAAATATGATTATACAGAAAAAGTATTAACTATTTTACTGAAGGGAACAGACAAAAAAGATAAAGCTAATACTAAAAGTAAAAAGTAA
- a CDS encoding exopolysaccharide transport family protein — MIPGKDTQVGKNEAPKEKYGSFALFDIEHFLRRILKNWYWFVFMFLIGYAVSWVYSKYYAQNVYSSDLSLSISNNTSSYFSPNQSINFIWGQGGNQDGVYLKKMLFSRSHNEFLVKELNLFVNYATKGLVKSTYLDKDDSPVFFEIDKKHLQQVNYPITLIPKNNGTYEVVLPTEGQSTSLYSYETEGFQNIKPYNKPVNKIIKVNEWYNSPNLRFKLTQNPVTPNIKLDNIIINLSPVNQSVNDIVSTIAVNFDKEIGTIMVITKKGYNLNSTVNFLNKSVAELQKKRLEDKNIVNKNTTVYLQGNLSNIRKKLDSAAAVLNYLKTSEKLYNIKDRDEKSLERIKDLEAKKADIVSKISSLNNIKNSLQSQNFDKMIATNAAGFQDGFFSASVSELKALYTKRSELASIYKPTSEPMKEVNRLINEAKTGSLNSLKNYYTQYYDEINKIDREVSGANTDLAAYPEKERKYLDAERGYNMIEATYNSLLSRQNEAQLNVATNQSDISVIDPAKNLGQGPVSPNVKMIKTGIIFGMLLLPILFILVGELLDNKIRNIKELLGATKIPLLGVIGNNSNENMLTVLEQPKSSVSEAFRGIRASVRFLMDNNEDKGKVILITSSVGGEGKTYISINLASVLGLSDKKTILLGMDLRKPKIFGDFKIDNKYGISNYLTGEVNIDQIINKTKIPNLDVATSGPIPPNPSELLMSKRNISFIEELREKYDFIIIDSPPVGLVADSYELMKHSDANIYVVRHEYTEKYMLKMITEKYHNNEIEHLGLIYNDYNTKQGYGYGYGYGYGYGYGYFDEDKNYKEPLLIRIRNRMQIMFNKK; from the coding sequence ATGATTCCAGGAAAAGACACTCAAGTAGGAAAGAACGAAGCCCCCAAAGAAAAGTACGGGTCTTTTGCATTGTTTGATATTGAACATTTTTTAAGAAGAATACTTAAAAACTGGTATTGGTTTGTTTTTATGTTTCTTATTGGCTATGCTGTTTCATGGGTATATAGTAAATATTATGCTCAGAATGTATACTCCTCAGACTTATCACTGAGTATATCCAATAATACATCAAGTTATTTTAGTCCCAATCAGTCAATTAACTTCATCTGGGGACAAGGAGGTAACCAGGATGGAGTGTATTTAAAGAAAATGCTTTTTTCAAGATCCCATAACGAGTTCTTGGTTAAAGAATTAAACCTTTTTGTAAATTATGCAACTAAGGGGCTCGTAAAATCTACCTATTTGGACAAAGATGACTCCCCGGTTTTCTTTGAAATTGATAAGAAGCATCTTCAACAGGTCAACTATCCAATTACATTAATACCAAAAAATAACGGAACCTATGAAGTTGTTCTTCCTACAGAGGGGCAGTCTACAAGTCTGTATAGCTATGAAACAGAAGGTTTTCAAAATATAAAGCCTTACAATAAACCGGTAAATAAAATAATTAAGGTAAATGAGTGGTATAACTCTCCTAACCTAAGATTCAAATTAACCCAAAATCCGGTTACTCCTAACATTAAACTGGATAATATTATTATTAATCTAAGTCCAGTAAACCAGAGTGTTAATGATATTGTTTCTACTATAGCCGTTAATTTTGATAAAGAAATCGGTACCATCATGGTTATTACTAAAAAAGGATATAACCTTAACAGTACTGTAAACTTCCTGAACAAATCAGTTGCTGAACTTCAGAAAAAAAGGCTGGAGGATAAAAACATTGTTAATAAAAATACAACCGTTTATCTGCAGGGTAACCTAAGTAATATTCGTAAAAAGCTTGATTCTGCCGCAGCTGTTCTGAACTATCTGAAAACATCAGAAAAGCTTTATAATATCAAGGACAGAGACGAAAAATCTCTGGAAAGAATAAAGGATCTAGAGGCGAAAAAAGCTGATATTGTAAGCAAAATCAGCTCTTTAAATAATATTAAGAACTCACTTCAGTCACAGAATTTTGATAAAATGATTGCGACTAATGCAGCAGGTTTTCAAGATGGTTTCTTCTCCGCTTCTGTGAGTGAACTTAAGGCCTTATATACAAAGAGATCAGAATTAGCCTCCATCTATAAACCTACTTCTGAGCCTATGAAAGAAGTAAACAGACTTATTAATGAAGCAAAAACAGGATCTTTGAATAGCTTAAAAAACTATTATACCCAGTATTATGATGAAATTAATAAAATTGATCGTGAAGTTTCTGGTGCCAATACAGATTTAGCAGCCTATCCTGAAAAAGAAAGAAAATATCTTGATGCCGAAAGAGGCTATAATATGATTGAGGCAACGTACAACAGCCTTTTAAGCAGACAGAATGAAGCTCAGTTGAATGTAGCGACAAATCAGTCTGACATTAGTGTTATTGACCCTGCTAAGAATTTAGGTCAAGGACCTGTAAGTCCAAATGTAAAAATGATAAAGACAGGGATTATATTTGGAATGTTATTGCTGCCGATATTATTTATTCTAGTAGGAGAGTTGCTTGATAATAAGATCAGAAACATTAAAGAACTGTTGGGTGCAACTAAAATTCCGCTTCTCGGAGTCATTGGAAACAACAGTAATGAAAACATGCTGACTGTTTTGGAACAGCCAAAGTCATCTGTTTCAGAGGCATTTAGGGGAATACGAGCCAGCGTAAGATTCTTAATGGATAATAACGAGGATAAAGGTAAGGTAATATTGATAACCTCTTCCGTGGGTGGAGAAGGGAAAACTTATATTTCCATCAACCTGGCATCCGTATTGGGGCTAAGCGACAAGAAAACAATATTGTTGGGAATGGACCTTAGAAAACCTAAAATCTTTGGGGACTTCAAAATTGATAATAAGTATGGTATTTCAAACTACCTTACAGGAGAAGTGAATATTGATCAGATCATCAATAAAACAAAGATTCCAAATCTGGATGTTGCTACTTCAGGACCTATCCCTCCAAACCCATCAGAATTATTGATGAGTAAAAGAAACATTAGTTTTATAGAAGAGCTGAGAGAAAAATATGACTTTATTATTATAGATTCCCCGCCAGTTGGGTTAGTAGCAGATTCTTATGAATTAATGAAGCATTCCGATGCCAATATTTATGTTGTTCGTCATGAGTATACTGAGAAGTATATGCTGAAAATGATTACAGAGAAATATCATAATAATGAGATTGAGCATTTAGGACTTATTTATAATGATTACAATACGAAGCAGGGATATGGCTATGGATATGGTTACGGATATGGTTACGGATATGGCTATTTTGATGAAGACAAAAACTACAAAGAACCTTTATTAATCAGAATACGGAATAGGATGCAGATTATGTTTAATAAAAAATAA
- a CDS encoding DUF6089 family protein: MNKKLLFSFLAFLGVVSVKAQRNELGVRLGMSNLVGDVGRTNYILQKPLDLNRVSDWGIPFYGGILYRFNFNPHQTIRLDLGYNQIQFSDKAAKEEYRRNRNSYGKNNVYEASLMFEYNFFPVNNEQVSMVSPYIFGGIGALMFDAPKANLVNDFRRDADGVALAPINEMDFKTTTEYSLGKKVTMHIPFGVGLKYKFNHTWAIFAEATFRYTLTDQLDHSKILSSDVQNSFNADILDPSTGGSLLQSGNYYAVAKEREEEFIKKRNIGDDRSKDWMNTFSLGLTFSFGRPPCYCD; this comes from the coding sequence ATGAATAAAAAATTATTGTTTAGCTTCCTTGCCTTCCTTGGAGTGGTGAGTGTTAAAGCTCAAAGAAACGAATTGGGAGTTCGTCTAGGTATGAGTAACCTAGTGGGAGATGTAGGAAGGACAAATTATATTTTACAAAAGCCGTTGGATTTAAATAGAGTGTCGGATTGGGGGATCCCATTTTATGGAGGAATTTTATACAGATTTAATTTTAACCCACACCAAACCATTAGATTGGATTTAGGATATAACCAAATTCAGTTTAGTGATAAAGCCGCAAAGGAAGAATATAGAAGAAATAGAAACTCATACGGTAAAAATAATGTGTATGAGGCAAGTTTAATGTTTGAATATAACTTTTTCCCTGTAAATAATGAGCAGGTAAGTATGGTAAGCCCTTATATTTTTGGAGGTATTGGTGCCTTGATGTTTGATGCGCCTAAAGCTAATCTTGTGAATGATTTCAGAAGAGATGCAGATGGTGTAGCATTGGCTCCAATCAATGAAATGGACTTCAAAACAACAACCGAATACTCATTAGGGAAGAAAGTTACCATGCATATTCCTTTTGGAGTAGGTTTAAAGTATAAATTTAACCATACTTGGGCTATATTTGCAGAAGCAACCTTTAGATATACATTAACAGATCAGCTTGATCATAGTAAAATACTTTCCAGTGATGTGCAAAACTCCTTTAATGCGGATATCTTAGATCCGTCTACAGGAGGTTCACTATTACAATCAGGAAATTATTATGCTGTTGCTAAAGAAAGAGAAGAAGAGTTTATTAAAAAGAGAAATATTGGAGATGACAGATCCAAGGACTGGATGAATACATTCAGTTTAGGACTGACCTTCTCGTTTGGAAGACCTCCATGTTATTGTGATTAA
- a CDS encoding isoprenyl transferase translates to MSLIKNKINSENLPKHVAIIMDGNGRWAKSRGEERTFGHKNAINAVRNAINACNEIHIPYLTLYTFSSENWSRPSEEVNSLMNLLVETLLLEAEEIFSKGLRMHVIGNLEKLPVLVREQLQRVVELTKENTKGNLVLAISYGSQSEILEAVKNISSDVKEGKVDVENIDEKLFENYLYTKDFPPVDLLIRTSGEIRISNFLLWQIAYAELQFLNVLWPDFTKDIFFQCIVDYQNKERRYGLTGEQIQGQ, encoded by the coding sequence ATGTCGTTGATTAAAAATAAAATAAATTCTGAGAATTTACCGAAACACGTAGCCATCATTATGGATGGCAATGGAAGATGGGCAAAATCTCGTGGCGAAGAAAGAACCTTTGGCCACAAAAATGCCATTAATGCTGTAAGAAATGCTATTAATGCATGTAATGAGATTCATATTCCTTATCTAACACTCTATACATTCTCTTCAGAAAATTGGAGCCGTCCATCTGAAGAAGTGAATAGCCTAATGAATTTGCTTGTAGAGACTTTACTGCTGGAAGCAGAAGAGATCTTTAGCAAAGGATTGAGAATGCATGTTATAGGGAATTTGGAAAAGCTACCTGTTTTAGTGAGAGAACAGCTCCAACGTGTGGTAGAACTTACAAAAGAAAACACAAAAGGAAACCTTGTATTAGCAATTAGCTATGGCTCACAAAGTGAAATACTGGAAGCCGTAAAAAATATAAGTTCTGATGTAAAAGAAGGAAAAGTAGACGTAGAAAATATTGACGAAAAACTATTCGAAAATTATCTCTACACCAAAGATTTTCCTCCTGTAGATTTGCTGATCAGAACAAGCGGCGAAATAAGAATAAGCAACTTCCTTCTTTGGCAGATTGCTTATGCTGAATTACAGTTTTTAAATGTTCTATGGCCGGATTTCACCAAGGATATCTTCTTCCAATGTATTGTTGATTATCAAAACAAAGAAAGAAGATACGGATTAACCGGAGAGCAGATACAAGGCCAATAA
- a CDS encoding polysaccharide biosynthesis/export family protein: MMKNFKYLFLILLPFLVTSCITTKDVRYLQPSESLVINEEGLVPYNIPIYRITKNDILNLNIVTTPKGDAAQFYSSLNTSGGVGGGSMNNAVAGIGVGAGGSGSSTGGNTNFYFNGLKVDSNGDINVFGIGYIKAEGRTLDDITKEIQSKVNENFQEGKSEVRLNTDGITYYILGDVESTGLSGEKVAHKNTLTITEALAINGGLNRTIDKKDVVIHRKLPEGIKIAKIDLTREDLMNSPYYYIQNGDEIYLNTRRKSLNGFGKDPIQTLLTGVTAITTALTLYTILQRL, translated from the coding sequence ATGATGAAGAACTTTAAGTATTTATTTTTAATATTACTACCTTTCCTAGTTACCTCGTGCATCACGACAAAAGATGTAAGGTATTTACAGCCAAGTGAAAGTCTTGTGATCAACGAAGAAGGTCTTGTTCCCTACAATATCCCTATCTACAGGATTACAAAAAATGACATTCTTAATCTTAATATTGTCACCACTCCCAAAGGAGATGCTGCACAGTTTTATTCTTCCCTAAATACTTCAGGCGGAGTAGGAGGAGGAAGCATGAATAATGCTGTTGCTGGAATTGGAGTTGGTGCTGGAGGCTCAGGATCAAGTACGGGTGGCAATACCAATTTTTATTTTAACGGATTGAAGGTGGATTCTAACGGAGATATTAATGTCTTCGGAATAGGATACATCAAAGCTGAGGGAAGAACGCTTGACGATATTACAAAAGAAATACAGTCCAAAGTCAACGAAAACTTCCAGGAAGGAAAATCTGAAGTAAGATTAAATACAGACGGAATTACCTATTATATTCTTGGCGATGTAGAATCAACAGGACTTTCGGGCGAGAAAGTAGCCCATAAAAATACCCTAACCATTACCGAAGCATTAGCAATTAACGGAGGTTTGAACCGAACAATTGATAAAAAGGATGTTGTTATTCACAGAAAGCTTCCGGAGGGAATCAAAATAGCTAAAATAGACCTTACCCGTGAAGATTTAATGAATTCTCCTTACTATTATATACAGAACGGAGACGAAATCTATCTTAATACCAGAAGAAAAAGCTTGAACGGATTTGGAAAAGACCCTATCCAGACTTTACTTACCGGTGTAACCGCAATTACAACAGCGTTAACCTTATATACAATCCTACAAAGACTTTAA
- a CDS encoding acyl-CoA thioesterase codes for MEKEVSTTVKVRFSDCDPIGHLNNVKYLDYMFNAREDHVETFYGFTYEEYTKQTGCTWIAIQNEIAYLKEVRYNTQVVISSKTIDIQDRTAKVEILMKSLDEKTVHAVLWVTVIYFNIKTRKSEIHPEDIKETFHKFYVDLIQKDFQSRVKFLRSQNAKNS; via the coding sequence ATGGAAAAAGAAGTATCAACTACGGTAAAGGTTAGATTTAGTGACTGCGACCCAATCGGACATCTGAATAACGTGAAATATCTCGATTATATGTTCAATGCAAGAGAAGATCATGTAGAGACATTTTATGGATTTACCTATGAAGAATATACCAAACAGACTGGCTGTACCTGGATTGCAATTCAAAATGAAATTGCTTATTTAAAAGAAGTAAGATACAATACCCAGGTGGTAATCAGCAGTAAAACCATCGATATACAGGATAGAACAGCCAAGGTTGAAATTCTGATGAAAAGTTTGGATGAAAAAACCGTTCATGCCGTACTTTGGGTTACCGTCATTTATTTCAATATCAAAACAAGAAAATCAGAGATCCACCCTGAAGATATAAAGGAAACATTCCATAAATTTTATGTGGATTTAATACAAAAGGACTTTCAGTCGAGAGTTAAGTTTTTACGTTCCCAAAATGCAAAAAATTCTTAG
- the bamA gene encoding outer membrane protein assembly factor BamA: MKFRLLPIIMFAASAHFYGQVTPQDSTKVNNAVHAENEVGTYTLKDIVVDGVKKYTPAQILRFTGLAKGESVDIPGQKISNAVKKLWDTQSFSEVEVYVQSIEGQTIVLKFYLQDLKELGEVKFKGKGIGKSKNEKLAKDNNLKPGTKITQNLVSSLKTNIPKDYIKKGFADAKITIEDKVNAGDPSLVDWTINVDKGKKIKIDHIEFEGNTSVTDRKLRNKAFKETKQRRFGIGGILKSSKFIEEKYQEDKQSLINYYNSLGYRDMKIVSDSVWRNKKNNYEINVKLNEGKKYYIGDITFTGNTVYSTEYLQRLLGYKKGDIYDAVGFNKKVGEDGGKEDDSDIKSVYMNNGYLFSNVTPVEKSVSGDAVNLEVRVNEGEQATWNKVTWQGNTTTHDHVVLRALRTKPGELFKKTEIKRTYFDLAGMSFFDPQQIGQDVQPNQQDNTVDINWKLVEKGSSQVQLQAGYGGNSFIGTLGLTFNNFSLRNFLKFKDFKPVPQGDGQTFSIQVQAGQYFQNYGVSFTEPWLFGTRPTALSVSLNNSRVRYSDGYGGSQKLNIFSASVGLNRLLNWPDDYFSLYTGLQFQKYDFNNYPFQFGDATEYYGNANNLSVNLGLSRNSAGIDPIFPTMGSNIELSAKLTPPYSLFSNKDYSSMKPVDKYKWMEFYKIKFKADVYNEIIGKLVLRSSAEMGFMDGYNKNLGAPPFERFYVGGTGLFGGRYDGRELIPLRGYENASTYGGEAEDITQKGGGTIYNRFTLELRYPISLNQTAKIYALTFAEGGNVWNSWGNYNPFQLKRSVGIGVRVYMGAFGLIGFDFAYGFDKTMSGNPSGWRNHFLMNQSL, encoded by the coding sequence ATGAAGTTTAGACTATTACCCATCATTATGTTTGCTGCTTCTGCACATTTTTATGGACAAGTAACTCCACAGGACAGCACAAAAGTAAATAATGCTGTACACGCAGAAAATGAGGTAGGCACTTATACACTTAAGGACATCGTAGTAGATGGAGTAAAAAAATATACACCAGCTCAGATTTTACGATTTACAGGCTTAGCTAAGGGAGAAAGCGTAGATATTCCAGGACAGAAAATCAGTAATGCTGTTAAAAAGCTTTGGGATACCCAATCTTTTTCTGAAGTGGAAGTATACGTTCAGAGTATTGAAGGCCAGACAATTGTTCTTAAATTTTATCTGCAGGACCTTAAGGAACTTGGAGAAGTAAAATTTAAGGGTAAGGGAATTGGAAAATCAAAGAATGAGAAACTTGCTAAAGATAATAATCTGAAGCCGGGAACAAAGATTACTCAAAACTTAGTTTCAAGTCTTAAGACAAACATCCCAAAAGACTATATTAAAAAAGGTTTTGCTGATGCAAAGATCACTATAGAAGATAAAGTGAATGCCGGAGATCCATCTCTTGTAGACTGGACGATTAATGTAGATAAGGGTAAGAAGATTAAAATCGATCATATCGAATTTGAAGGGAATACAAGTGTAACTGATAGAAAGCTTAGAAATAAGGCTTTTAAAGAAACAAAACAAAGACGTTTCGGAATTGGTGGTATCTTGAAGTCTTCCAAATTCATTGAAGAAAAATATCAGGAAGATAAGCAGAGTTTAATTAATTATTATAACTCCTTAGGATATAGAGATATGAAAATTGTTTCAGACTCTGTATGGAGAAATAAAAAAAATAATTACGAGATCAATGTAAAGCTTAACGAGGGTAAGAAGTATTATATCGGAGATATTACATTTACCGGAAATACAGTATACTCTACAGAATATTTACAGAGACTATTAGGATATAAGAAAGGGGATATTTACGATGCAGTAGGATTCAATAAAAAAGTAGGAGAAGACGGTGGTAAGGAAGATGATTCCGATATCAAGTCTGTATACATGAACAATGGATACCTTTTCTCCAATGTGACACCCGTTGAAAAATCAGTTTCAGGAGATGCCGTAAACCTTGAGGTTAGAGTTAACGAAGGAGAACAGGCAACATGGAATAAAGTAACATGGCAGGGGAATACAACAACCCATGACCACGTAGTTCTTAGAGCATTAAGAACAAAACCGGGTGAGCTTTTCAAAAAAACAGAAATTAAAAGAACTTATTTTGACTTGGCGGGGATGTCATTCTTCGATCCACAACAGATCGGGCAGGATGTTCAGCCGAACCAACAGGACAATACCGTTGATATCAACTGGAAACTGGTAGAAAAAGGATCTTCTCAGGTTCAGCTTCAGGCAGGATATGGAGGAAATAGCTTCATCGGTACCTTAGGATTAACGTTTAATAACTTCTCATTAAGAAACTTCCTTAAATTTAAGGACTTTAAACCAGTACCACAGGGAGATGGACAAACTTTCTCCATTCAGGTGCAGGCAGGACAGTACTTCCAGAACTATGGAGTATCATTTACAGAACCTTGGTTGTTTGGGACAAGACCGACGGCTCTTTCTGTAAGTTTGAATAACTCCAGAGTAAGATATAGTGATGGGTACGGAGGTTCTCAGAAGCTTAATATCTTCTCGGCATCAGTAGGTTTAAACAGACTATTGAACTGGCCGGATGATTATTTCTCTCTATACACTGGATTACAGTTCCAGAAGTATGACTTTAATAACTATCCATTCCAGTTTGGGGATGCTACAGAGTACTATGGAAATGCAAATAACTTAAGTGTCAACTTAGGTTTAAGTAGAAACTCTGCCGGGATAGACCCTATCTTCCCGACGATGGGTTCCAATATTGAACTTTCTGCAAAGTTGACTCCACCATACTCATTGTTTAGCAACAAAGATTACTCTTCGATGAAGCCGGTTGACAAGTATAAGTGGATGGAATTCTATAAGATTAAGTTTAAGGCAGATGTCTATAACGAAATCATTGGAAAACTGGTACTAAGATCTTCTGCTGAAATGGGATTCATGGATGGCTATAACAAAAACCTTGGAGCACCTCCATTTGAAAGATTCTATGTGGGAGGTACCGGATTATTCGGAGGTAGATATGACGGTAGAGAATTGATTCCTTTAAGAGGATATGAAAATGCAAGTACATATGGAGGAGAAGCTGAAGATATCACTCAAAAAGGTGGGGGTACAATCTATAACAGATTTACTTTAGAACTAAGATATCCGATTTCACTGAACCAAACAGCCAAAATCTATGCACTTACATTTGCTGAAGGAGGTAACGTATGGAACTCATGGGGTAATTATAACCCATTCCAGTTAAAAAGATCAGTAGGTATTGGGGTAAGAGTTTATATGGGTGCATTCGGATTGATAGGATTTGATTTCGCATACGGATTCGATAAAACGATGTCTGGAAACCCATCAGGATGGCGAAACCACTTCTTGATGAACCAATCATTATAA
- the rfbD gene encoding dTDP-4-dehydrorhamnose reductase, with protein sequence MKKIVVIGSNGQLGNCIRKIAPDFENQYEFLFTDSSTLDITNEEQVNDFFYDNKPDYCINASAYTAVDLAEKESEKAFAVNAEGVAHLAQACTDHKSILIHVSTDYVFDGDTNLPYSEDDFTNPIGVYGESKRKGEELALEINPKTIILRTSWLYSEFNKNFVKTMLNLFSQKEELGIVTDQFGQPTNANDLAEAIMKIIETPNKTFGIFHFSNYPETTWFEFAKKIAEFSKSSVKLNPLTTEQYPTPAKRPVRSTMSLDKIEETYKIEPRHWEHSLEECVDVLSQQ encoded by the coding sequence ATGAAAAAAATAGTAGTAATAGGCAGCAACGGTCAGTTAGGAAACTGTATCAGAAAAATAGCACCCGATTTTGAAAACCAATATGAGTTTTTATTTACAGACTCTTCAACATTGGATATTACAAACGAAGAACAGGTTAATGATTTTTTCTACGATAATAAACCTGATTACTGTATAAATGCTTCTGCATACACAGCAGTAGATTTAGCTGAAAAGGAATCAGAAAAAGCATTTGCTGTAAATGCAGAGGGAGTTGCCCACCTTGCTCAGGCCTGTACCGATCATAAATCTATCCTGATTCATGTCTCTACCGATTATGTTTTCGACGGAGATACAAACCTGCCTTACTCAGAAGATGACTTTACCAATCCAATAGGAGTGTATGGAGAATCAAAGAGAAAAGGAGAGGAGCTTGCCTTGGAAATTAATCCTAAGACTATTATTCTAAGAACATCTTGGCTTTATTCAGAGTTTAATAAGAACTTCGTTAAAACAATGTTGAATCTTTTCTCTCAAAAAGAAGAATTGGGAATCGTTACCGATCAGTTTGGTCAGCCTACCAACGCCAATGACCTTGCCGAGGCAATCATGAAAATTATTGAAACTCCCAATAAGACCTTTGGAATCTTCCATTTCTCAAACTATCCGGAAACAACATGGTTTGAATTCGCTAAAAAAATAGCAGAGTTTTCAAAATCTTCAGTAAAATTAAATCCTCTTACTACCGAGCAATATCCAACACCGGCAAAAAGACCTGTGAGAAGTACCATGTCATTGGATAAAATAGAAGAAACCTATAAAATAGAACCAAGACATTGGGAGCATAGCCTTGAAGAATGCGTTGATGTACTTTCACAACAATAA
- a CDS encoding OmpH family outer membrane protein — translation MKKLSVLFAAVMMVVSVGMAKAQKMATLDVLGVLNAMPEKKKADADLKTFLDTKQAEIKKKADAGQAKLKQYSEEAPKKTADENKAREAELQKMQEEIAQMQDKAQKDLQAKQEVAFGPIEKKLNDAVEKVAKANGYEYVMDANSPAFLYKAGADATAAVKKELGIQ, via the coding sequence ATGAAAAAATTAAGTGTATTATTTGCAGCAGTGATGATGGTTGTTTCTGTAGGTATGGCAAAAGCTCAAAAAATGGCTACTTTAGATGTATTGGGAGTTCTTAATGCAATGCCTGAAAAGAAAAAAGCAGATGCTGACCTTAAAACATTCTTAGATACTAAACAAGCTGAGATTAAGAAAAAAGCTGATGCTGGACAAGCTAAATTAAAGCAGTATAGCGAAGAAGCTCCTAAGAAAACTGCAGACGAAAACAAAGCTAGAGAAGCTGAATTACAAAAAATGCAGGAAGAAATAGCTCAAATGCAGGACAAAGCTCAAAAAGACCTACAAGCTAAACAAGAAGTAGCTTTCGGACCAATTGAGAAAAAATTGAACGATGCAGTAGAAAAAGTAGCTAAAGCTAACGGTTATGAATATGTAATGGATGCTAACTCACCTGCATTCCTTTACAAAGCAGGAGCTGATGCTACTGCAGCTGTTAAGAAAGAATTAGGAATTCAATAA